From a single Pleurodeles waltl isolate 20211129_DDA chromosome 8, aPleWal1.hap1.20221129, whole genome shotgun sequence genomic region:
- the LOC138249155 gene encoding late histone H2A.L3-like, whose translation MSGRGKKPAKAKAVPKSKSFRAGLQFPVGRVHRLLRKGRYADRVGCGASVYLAAVLEYLTAEVLELAGNAARDNKKSRVVPRHLQLAVRNDEELNRLFDGVTIAEGGVLPNIQAQLLPKKTSKGSASESTAAQSLEF comes from the coding sequence ATGTCTGGACGTGGCAAGAAACCTGCCAAAGCTAAAGCGGTGCCTAAGAGCAAATCTTTCAGAGCTGGCCTCCAGTTTCCAGTTGGCCGTGTCCATCGCCTCCTGAGGAAGGGCCGGTATGCTGACCGGGTTGGCTGCGGGGCATCTGTTTATCTGGCTGCAGTCCTGGAATACTTGACTGCTGAAGTACTGGAGTTGGCTGGAAATGCTGCTCGCGACAATAAGAAATCTCGTGTTGTGCCACGACATTTGCAACTTGCTGTCAGGAATGACGAGGAACTGAACAGGCTGTTCGATGGTGTAACTATTGCTGAAGGGGGTGTGTTGCCAAACATACAGGCCCAGCTTCTGCCCAAGAAGACATCCAAGGGTTCTGCATCAGAGTCCACTGCTGCTCAGTCTCTCGAATTCTAA